In Alkalibacter saccharofermentans DSM 14828, the sequence TTTAATGAGAACAGCTTAGAACTTTAGGAGGAGAAGTCATGACTGAAAATGAATTGGTAGAAGTCTTAAAAGTACGGTTTGAAAAAAACATGAATCGTCATAAGGAAGTTAAATGGAAAGAGATTCAAAAAAAGCTTGAAGAAAGTCCAGAGAAGCTTGCATCTTTAAAAGAGATGGAATTAACCGGTGGAGAACCTGATGTTGTAGGTTATGATAAGTCAACGGGGGAATACGTTTTTGTCGATTGCTCAAAAGAAAGCCCAAAAGGAAGACGAAGCATTTGCTACGACCCAGAGGCTTTAGAGTCAAGAAAAAAAAACAAACCTATAAACAGTGCTTTAGGAATGGCAAAAGATATGGGAATCGAGATTTTAACAGAAGAAGAGTACAGAGGCTTGCAAAAGCTGGGAACCTTCGACACCAAGACTTCCAGCTGGATAAAAACTCCTGAAAATATTCGAAAGCTTGGTGGAGCAATGTTTTGTGATCGTCGATACGATACCGTATTTGTCTACCACAATGGAGCTGAGTCTTATTATGGAGCTAGAGGGTTCCGTGGATCGCTAAGAATTTAAGCAAAAATAGATAAAATTAACCCAACCACCTAAAAGTTATTATATAAAACGTTTAGGTGGTTTCAAATATCTATTATGAACAATAAAAGTAAGAGATCGTACTACGCTTTTCAACTTGGTCATAGGCAGTAATTGTTATCCGGTTAGCACAGGAATGATATGAAAAAGCCAAACGGTGAAAACAGGGTCTCGAAAAGTCTTGAGGAAGATGAATACATGCGCTATGGAAAAGAACATGCTCCTTAACAGATATGCCAAAGCATATGTGGATGCACTTAAGAGGTATTGATTGAATGTAAATAAAAGTTGACGAGCCCATTAGACATAGCTTTAAGCTATGTCTAATGGGTGTTTTTTTGTATTATTAATGATTCCCAGTTTGCTTTATACTAATAATCAAATAACTCTTAATGTTGAAATGTCAGGGGGAAGTTCAATGAAACATAGAATAGAAACAAAGTGCATCCACGAAGGTTGGAAGCCAAAAAAAGGAGAAGCAAGGCAGCTTCCTATTTATCAGAGCACTACATTTAAATACGATACAAGTGAGCAAATGGGAAAGCTATTTGACCTAGAGGCAGAAGGGTATTTTTACACCAGGCTGCAAAATCCTACAAACGACGCAGTGGCGGCAAAAATTTGCGAATTGGAAGGTGGAGTGGCTGCTATGCTTACTTCGTCAGGCCAAGCTG encodes:
- a CDS encoding DUF4256 domain-containing protein yields the protein MTENELVEVLKVRFEKNMNRHKEVKWKEIQKKLEESPEKLASLKEMELTGGEPDVVGYDKSTGEYVFVDCSKESPKGRRSICYDPEALESRKKNKPINSALGMAKDMGIEILTEEEYRGLQKLGTFDTKTSSWIKTPENIRKLGGAMFCDRRYDTVFVYHNGAESYYGARGFRGSLRI